DNA sequence from the Paraburkholderia azotifigens genome:
GCCTCGTGATCGCGGATTGCGGTTTGCCAATTCCTGATGGCGTCGAATGCATCGACGTGTCACTCGCGCTCAACGTGCCGAACTTTTTCGACGTGCTCGACACCGTGCTCGCCGATTTCAAGGCAGAGCGCGCCGTGTTCGCGGGCGAAGCCACGCAGCACAATGCGGCCGTCGTCGAATGCATGGAGCAGATGGCGTCGAACGGCATCGCCGTCGAACAGGTGCCGCACGAGGAATTCAAGCAGCGTTCGCGCCTTGCGAAAGCGATTATCCGCACGGGCGAATGCACGCCTTACGCGAATGTGATTCTGCATTCCGGCGTCATCTTCTGAGAGGCACTCCATGGAAGTGTTGATGCAGGGCATCGGCAAGGCCTTCGGTCCCGTTCACGTGCTCGAGGGCGTCGATTTCCGTATCGGTGCGGGCGAGATCCACGCATTGATGGGTGAAAACGGCGCCGGCAAATCGACGCTGATGAAGATTCTGTGCGGCGTCTATCAGGCCGATGCGGGCAAGATCCTGATCGACGGCAACGCCGCACAGATCCGCAGCACGGTCGACGCAGAGCGCGCCGGCATCGCGATCATCCACCAGGAGCTGAACCTCATTGCGCAACTGACGGTGATGGAGAACCTCTTTCTCGGCCGCGAGCCGAGCCGGTTCGGCATCGTCGACAGCGCGAAAATGCGGCGCGATGCGCGCAAGTGGCTCGATCTGGTCGGCGCGCGCGACATCGATCCGCAAACGGAAGCCGGCCAGCTTTCCATTGGGCGCCAGCAGCTCGTCGAAATCGCCAAGGCGCTGTCGCTCAACGCGCGCGTCGTCGTGATGGACGAGCCGACTGCCGCGCTGACCGACCGCGAGATCGACACGTTGTTCGAAATCATGCTGTCGTTGAAGTCGCGCGGTGTGGCCATCGTCTATGTGTCGCACCGGATGGAGGAAATTTTCCGCATCTGCGACAAGATCAGCGTGCTGCGCGACGGTCATTTCGTCGGCGAACGCGCGATCAGGGACACGGGCTTCGATGAGATCGTCCGGCTGATGGTCGGTCGCGAACTCGGCGAG
Encoded proteins:
- the rbsD gene encoding D-ribose pyranase; protein product: MKKQGHLNRDIARVLASMGHTDCLVIADCGLPIPDGVECIDVSLALNVPNFFDVLDTVLADFKAERAVFAGEATQHNAAVVECMEQMASNGIAVEQVPHEEFKQRSRLAKAIIRTGECTPYANVILHSGVIF